The proteins below are encoded in one region of Dioscorea cayenensis subsp. rotundata cultivar TDr96_F1 chromosome 18, TDr96_F1_v2_PseudoChromosome.rev07_lg8_w22 25.fasta, whole genome shotgun sequence:
- the LOC120282015 gene encoding probable 2-oxoglutarate-dependent dioxygenase At5g05600, with the protein MDSLDAWPEPVVAVQSLAEAGIETIPKNYIKPESERPSLTDVSSPNTLQIPVIDLGGLAEGVVECRATMKAISDACRDWGFFQVVNHGVSVELMSKMKEIWRAFFHLPMDQKQSYANSPTTYEGYGSRLGVDKDSILDWGDYFYLHLLPFAIKNPNKWPSLPSSIRETIEEYGSEVVKLCELLMKVMSLSLGLDVGDFQEAFGGEEVGACMRVNYYPKCPQPELTLGLSPHSDPGGLTVLLPDHHVQGLQVRKAGSWVTVQPFPNSFIVNIGDQIQVLSNAVYKSVEHRVIVNAEVERISIAFFYNPKSDLPVGPARQLITPDRPPLYRSMTFNEYRLYIRKKGPRGKTQVESLKAA; encoded by the exons ATGGATAGCTTGGATGCATGGCCAGAACCAGTGGTGGCAGTGCAAAGCTTAGCAGAGGCAGGCATAGAGACAATCCCAAAGAACTACATAAAACCAGAGTCAGAGAGGCCGTCGTTAACCGACGTCTCTAGCCCGAATACTCTTCAAATACCGGTGATCGATCTCGGTGGTCTTGCTGAAGGTGTGGTTGAGTGTCGTGCCACGATGAAGGCGATATCGGACGCTTGCCGTGATTGGGGGTTCTTTCAGGTGGTGAACCATGGAGTTAGTGTTGAGCTTATGTCAAAGATGAAGGAAATTTGGAGAGCTTTCTTTCATCTTCCAATGGACCAAAAACAATCATATGCTAATTCTCCGACTACTTATGAAGGTTATGGTAGTCGTCTCGGTGTCGATAAAGACTCCATTCTTGATTGGGGGGACTATTTCTATCTTCATCTCCTTCCTTTTGCTATCAAGAACCCTAATAAATGGCCTTCTCTCCCTTCTTCTATTAg AGAGACAATAGAAGAGTATGGGAGTGAAGTAGTGAAGTTATGTGAATTGTTAATGAAGGTGATGTCCTTAAGTTTAGGGTTGGATGTAGGGGATTTTCAAGAAGcatttggaggagaagaagtGGGAGCTTGCATGAGAGTGAACTATTACCCAAAGTGTCCACAACCTGAGCTTACTCTTGGACTCTCACCTCACTCTGATCCTGGTGGCCTAACCGTTCTCCTCCCTGATCATCATGTTCAAGGCCTTCAGGTTCGGAAAGCCGGTTCTTGGGTCACTGTCCAACCCTTCCCAAACTCCTTCATCGTTAACATAGGTGATCAAATtcag gTGTTAAGCAATGCAGTGTATAAGAGTGTAGAACACCGGGTGATAGTGAATGCAGAAGTTGAAAGGATCTCCATTGCCTTCTTCTATAATCCGAAAAGCGATTTACCGGTCGGTCCGGCGAGGCAGCTTATCACACCCGATCGGCCGCCTCTTTATCGATCGATGACCTTCAATGAATACCGTCTTTATATCAGGAAGAAGGGCCCTAGAGGGAAGACACAGGTTGAATCCTTGAAGGCTGCATGA
- the LOC120282639 gene encoding myb family transcription factor PHL7-like — MEECGVMGSLGKQRMRWSPEMRECFERAVNHLGGPDRATPKGILKAMSVPGLTIAHVKSYLQKYRLSKFVPESSDAGKLASRKFSEILPNFSSTSRVQITEALQLHMGGQLGHANQVQVQKHSKLRIDLQGRYLEKITDEHCDFSSNCKPNKFCYPRKLNPFQKLVESKMNEQENYEAISSFSGIGSPEEEVQISNKRPRMTNYTHQNIIN; from the exons ATGGAGGAATGTGGTGTAATGGGGAGTTTAGGGAAGCAGCGGATGAGATGGAGTCCAGAAATGCGTGAATGTTTTGAGCGGGCTGTTAATCATCTTGGTGGCCCTGATA GAGCCACTCCTAAAGGAATATTGAAGGCCATGTCTGTGCCAGGGTTGACCATAGCTCATGTGAAAAGCTACCTACAG AAATACAGGTTATCAAAGTTTGTTCCGGAGTCTTCAGATG CTGGAAAGCTTGCAAGCAGAAAGTTTTCAGAAATTTTGCCAAATTTCTCTAGCACTTC TCGAGTTCAGATCACAGAAGCTTTACAATTGCATATGGGAGGACAACTAGGACATGCTAATCAAGTTCAG GTCCAGAAGCACTCAAAATTGAGGATTGACCTCCAAGGAAGATACCTGGAGAAAATTACTGATGAACATTGTGATTTCAGCAGTAACTGCAAACCAAATAAGTTTTGTTATCCTAGAAAACTAAATCCATTTCAGAAATTGGttgaatcaaaaatgaatgaacAAGAAAACTATGAGGCTATCAGCTCTTTCTCTGGTATCGGTTCGCCTGAAGAGGAAGTTCAAATCTCCAACAAAAGGCCTCGTATGACCAACTACACACACCAGAACATCATCA ATTAA
- the LOC120282504 gene encoding probable 2-oxoglutarate-dependent dioxygenase At5g05600: MEQWPEPVIRVQSLSESGDRAIPERFIKPPSERVTAHQGPEKTMSIPIIDIGGIANRSKFDEDTMRTLSNACKEWGFFQLVNHGMNKEILEKTKEVWREFFHLPMIEKQAFANSPVTYEGYGSRVGVEKNASLDWSDYFFLNIFPKNLRNYEKWPSLPNSLRETTKNYTKEIVKLCMILMEMLSLGLGLDKEYFREAFGGDEYEACLRACFYPKCPQPELTLGLSSHSDPGGITVLLSDDHVSGLQVRKDGEWVTVKPVPGAVIVNIGDQIQVMSNDIYKSAEHRVQVNSEKERLSMALFFNPKGDIPIGPAKQLLSPQKPALFQHNFTFNEYRQFIRKRGPTGKYQLESLKTM, from the exons ATGGAGCAGTGGCCGGAGCCAGTTATCCGTGTTCAATCTCTGTCGGAGAGCGGTGACAGGGCTATACCGGAGAGATTTATCAAGCCACCATCGGAGCGGGTGACTGCTCATCAAGGACCGGAGAAGACGATGAGCATTCCGATCATTGATATAGGTGGCATAGCCAATAGAAGCAAATTTGATGAAGATACCATGAGAACCTTATCAAATGCATGCAAGGAATGGGGTTTCTTTCAATTGGTGAACCATGGGATGAACAAGGAGATCTTAGAGAAGACTAAGGAGGTGTGGAGAGAGTTCTTCCACTTGCCTATGATAGAGAAACAAGCTTTCGCAAACTCTCCGGTGACTTATGAGGGATACGGTAGCCGTGTCGGTGTCGAAAAGAATGCTTCTCTTGATTGGAGTGACTATTTCTTCCTCAATATCTTCCCAAAGAATCTCAGGAACTATGAGAAGTGGCCATCTCTACCGAATTCTCTTCG ggAGACTACAAAGAATTATACCAAGGAAATTGTGAAGTTATGTATGATTTTGATGGAGATGCTTTCACTGGGATTAGGGTTAGATAAGGAATATTTTAGAGAAGCTTTTGGGGGTGATGAATATGAAGCTTGTTTGAGGGCTTGCTTTTATCCCAAGTGTCCTCAGCCGGAGCTCACGCTTGGTCTCTCTTCGCACTCAGATCCCGGAGGAATCACTGTTCTTCTCTCCGATGATCATGTCTCCGGCCTTCAAGTTCGAAAAGACGGTGAATGGGTCACCGTTAAGCCTGTCCCCGGTGCCGTTATCGTCAACATCGGTGATCAAATTCAG GTGATGAGCAATGATATATACAAAAGTGCAGAGCACCGTGTGCAAGTGAATTCAGAAAAGGAACGTCTATCAATGGCACTGTTCTTCAACCCAAAAGGAGACATACCAATTGGACCGGCTAAACAGCTTTTGTCTCCACAAAAGCCTGCTCTTTTCCAGCATAACTTTACTTTCAATGAGTATAGGCAATTCATAAGGAAGAGAGGCCCCACTGGCAAGTACCAACTTGAATCTTTGAAGACTATGTGA
- the LOC120282049 gene encoding protein DWARF 53-LIKE-like, with product MPTPVGSARACVAGDAARALDEAVAVARRRAHAQTTSLHVVSALLSPSFHSPMLRDALARARSAAYSPRLQFKALELCFGVALDRLPSAHPPPAEPAVSNSLMAAIKRSQANQRRNPDTFHLYSGGAAGATSVAGVKVELQQMLMAILDDPVVSRVFGEAGFRSCDIKLAVLRPPPQILRFPRSARCPPLFLCNFDSPFPFPLSSDVGDENCRRIGETLTKSSCKNPILIGVGAAEAGRDFARAIEQKNASIVPAELRGVKLLRIENWNSGEVEEMGKGAGVVVILGDLKGLVECSTISGVVEEVTAALLAGKGRVWVMGWSATYETYMKLLSKHPCLDKDWDLQLLPITSVKNSSGGSLTRSHSLMESFVPFGGFFPLACESKYTMNSTCQPMFLRCQLCNDMYEQDVAAIAKGWSNTSKEDQRQEILPSWLRNTETDTSNKGLDFTKAKDDKALLNAKVLDLQKKWDDNCKRLHCGSQMIETDSYQLFPHIVRLQYVPDKQKLEVDKKQSSNWAHAFPITEVLEAKNLLSELQVRPTSTSEQPQTDGFQSHPVLSDMNTPDEHASPSSVTSVTTELVLGTPLEAEPASQAKAEPRSIAEVHVQSYSSCCSSDSWLKGKKKPTGCFSPDSQSEPRDFKAIFHGLVDKVGRQEEAIWAISQAILSCRLGAERLRSASQKGDIWFSFHGPDKVGKRKVALALSELMFDSRENFVSADLNCQDDIVGPNAICYIPESDVYDMNFRGKTLTDHIAVELSKKPWSVVFLENVDKADLLVQNALSQAIRTGKFSDSHGREISINNAIFITTANTVHGKECARFSEEIVLSAQRCQMKISLLDLLADAPSIMPKGNVLVISSQKESSAFITKRKLDAPDDIREHRANKTFKTFLDLNLPVEELSGTDSQCSSADENNSDSWVEEFFKSMDERVNFKPFDFDVLADNIIKEISYKFLRTIGPDYILEIDIKAMLQILAASWLLEERSALSNWIERTLCRSCNEARQCRVRNASSPSVLRLVACEDELMEHQAPGILLPSRISLT from the exons ATGCCGACGCCGGTGGGAAGCGCGAGAGCATGTGTGGCCGGAGACGCCGCGCGGGCGCTGGACGAGGCGGTGGCCGTCGCGCGACGGCGGGCGCACGCACAGACGACGTCTCTGCATGTTGTCTCTGCGCTGCTGTCGCCGTCGTTTCACTCGCCGATGCTGAGAGATGCGTTGGCACGTGCAAGGAGCGCGGCATACTCGCCGAGATTGCAGTTCAAGGCGCTGGAGCTTTGCTTTGGGGTGGCGCTTGATAGGTTGCCGTCGGCGCACCCGCCGCCGGCGGAGCCGGCGGTGTCGAACTCGCTCATGGCGGCTATAAAGAGATCGCAGGCGAATCAGCGCCGGAATCCGGATACGTTTCATTTGTATAGTGGGGGAGCGGCTGGGGCGACGTCGGTGGCGGGAGTGAAGGTTGAGCTTCAGCAGATGCTGATGGCGATACTTGATGATCCGGTGGTGAGCCGGGTGTTTGGCGAGGCAGGGTTCCGGAGCTGTGACATCAAGCTCGCTGTGCTCCGGCCCCCTCCGCAGATTCTCCGGTTTCCGCGCTCTGCTCGGTGCCCTCCTCTCTTTCTCTGCAACTTCGATTCCCCGTTCCCCTTCCCCTTATCCTCCGATGTTGGGGATGAGAATTGCCGCCGAATCGGTGAAACCCTAACGAAATCAAGCTGTAAAAATCCGATTTTGATCGGCGTCGGAGCAGCGGAGGCGGGGCGAGATTTCGCTAGGGCTATTGAACAGAAGAACGCGAGCATCGTCCCTGCAGAGCTCCGAGGAGTGAAGCTATTGAGGATTGAGAATTGGAACTCAGGGGAAGTTGAGGAGATGGGGAAAGGGGCAGGAGTGGTGGTGATTTTGGGGGATTTGAAGGGGTTAGTGGAGTGTTCAACGATAAGTGGAGTGGTGGAGGAGGTGACAGCAGCGTTGCTCGCCGGAAAAGGGAGGGTTTGGGTGATGGGGTGGTCTGCGACGTATGAGACGTATATGAAGCTCTTGTCCAAACATCCATGTCTGGATAAAGATTGGGATTTACAACTCCTTCCCATAACTTCAGTGAAGAATAGTTCTGGAGGATCTCTCACAAGGTCTCACAG TTTGATGGAGTCATTTGTTCCATTTGGTGGTTTTTTCCCCTTGGCATGCGAGTCAAAATATACAATGAACAGTACATGCCAACCAATGTTTCTCCGCTGCCAATTATGCAATGATATGTATGAGCAAGATGTTGCTGCTATTGCCAAGGGATGGTCTAACACTTCAAAGGAAGATCAGCGGCAAGAAATATTGCCTTCTTGGTTGCGGAATACTGAAACTGATACTTCAAATAAGGGATTGGATTTCACAAAG GCCAAAGATGACAAAGCTTTGTTGAATGCCAAAGTGCTGGATTTGCAGAAGAAATGGGATGACAACTGTAAGCGTCTGCACTGTGGGTCTCAGATGATTGAAACAGATAGCTATCAGTTGTTTCCGCACATTGTTCGTCTCCAATATGTTCCGGATAAACAGAAGCTAGAGGTGGATAAGAAACAGAGTAGCAACTGGGCTCATGCTTTTCCGATCACAGAGGTCCTAGAGGCGAAAAACTTATTATCAGAACTTCAGGTGAGACCAACTTCAACAAGTGAACAGCCTCAGACAGACGGTTTCCAATCTCATCCAGTTTTATCAGACATGAATACACCTGATGAACATGCTTCACCTTCTTCTGTGACTTCTGTTACTACAGAATTGGTTCTGGGAACACCTCTGGAGGCAGAACCAGCTTCTCAGGCAAAGGCAGAACCTAGAAGCATTGCCGAAGTTCATGTTCAATCGTATTCCTCTTGTTGTTCCTCAGATTCCTGGCTGAAAGGTAAGAAGAAGCCGACCGGTTGTTTTTCTCCTGACAGTCAATCTGAGCCAAGAGATTTCAAGGCAATTTTTCATGGTCTTGTTGATAAAGTAGGCAGGCAAGAGGAAGCTATATGGGCAATTAGCCAAGCGATACTTAGCTGCCGATTAGGCGCTGAAAGGCTTCGCAGTGCAAGTCAGAAAGGAGATATCTGGTTCAGTTTCCATGGACCTGATAAGGTTGGGAAGAGAAAGGTTGCATTGGCTCTTTCAGAATTGATGTTTGATAGCAGAGAAAACTTCGTTTCTGCTGACCTTAATTGCCAAGATGACATTGTTGGTCCAAATGCAATATGTTACATTCCTGAAAGTGATGTCTATGATATGAATTTTCGAGGCAAGACACTAACCGATCACATCGCTGTGGAGCTGAGCAAGAAGCCATGGTCGGTTGTCTTCTTAGAAAACGTGGACAAAGCTGATTTGCTTGTTCAGAATGCCTTATCCCAAGCCATTCGGACTGGGAAATTTTCTGATTCTCATGGAAGAGAGATCAGCATTAACAATGCTATCTTTATAACAACAGCAAATACAGTTCATGGTAAAGAATGTGCTCGTTTCTCAGAAGAAATAGTTCTCTCGGCCCAGAGATGTCAAATGaaaatatcattattagatCTCCTTGCAGATGCTCCAAGCATAATGCCGAAAGGAAATGTCTTAGTGATCAGTTCTCAGAAAGAATCTTCGGCTTTTATAACTAAACGAAAGTTAGATGCTCCAGATGACATCAGAGAGCATCGCGCAAATAAGACCTTCAAGACATTCCTGGATTTGAACCTTCCTGTTGAAGAGTTGTCAGGAACTGATTCACAATGCAGCAGTGCTGATGAGAATAATTCAGACTCATGGGTGGAAGAATTCTTCAAATCAATGGACGAGAGAGTGAACTTCAAGCCTTTCGACTTCGATGTTCTGGCcgataacataataaaagaaatatccTATAAATTTCTTCGAACAATCGGGCCGGATTACATCCTAGAGATTGATATAAAAGCAATGCTGCAAATACTAGCAGCATCATGGTTATTAGAGGAAAGAAGTGCGTTGAGTAACTGGATTGAAAGGACATTATGCAGGAGCTGCAACGAGGCGCGGCAGTGCCGTGTCCGCAATGCCTCATCTCCTTCAGTTCTCAGGCTTGTTGCTTGTGAAGATGAACTAATGGAACATCAAGCTCCAGGGATTCTTCTTCCTTCAAGAATTAGTTTGACTTGA
- the LOC120282492 gene encoding dnaJ homolog subfamily B member 1-like, with the protein MGMDYYKILQVDRSSKEEEIKKAYRKLAMQWHPDKNPSNKKDAEAKFKKISEAYEVLTDPKKREIYDQYGEEGLKGQVPPPAGGSSAYPGTSEFKFNPRSAFEIFSEFFGSASPFGGGAGDSGGVRRFPNGLSDDIFSAFRGGMGGGEASGSGGMRKGAQIERTLACSLEDLYKGTTKKMKISRDVIDSSGRPSTIEEILTIDIKPGWKKGTKITFPEKGNALQNLIPSDLVFIIDERPHGVFKRDKNDLIVTQKISLLEALTGYTVQLTALDGRNLTIPIKTVISPTYEEVVQGEGMPITKEPLKKGNLRIKFQIKYPNRLTSDQKAAIKQVLS; encoded by the exons atgGGGATGGACTACTATAAGATATTGCAGGTGGATCGGAGCTCGAAGGAGGAAGAGATCAAGAAGGCGTACCGCAAGCTCGCCATGCAATGGCACCCGGACAAGAACCCTAGCAACAAGAAGGACGCTGAGGCCAAGTTCAAGAAGATCTCTGAGGCATACGAG GTTTTGACTGATCCGAAGAAACGGGAAATCTATGATCAGTATGGAGAGGAAGGACTCAAGGGCCAGGTCCCGCCGCCGGCCGGTGGGTCGTCAGCGTATCCTGGGACGTCGGAGTTTAAGTTCAACCCTAGGAGCGCTTTTGAGATTTTCTCGGAGTTCTTTGGGTCTGCCAGCCCGTTTGGTGGTGGCGCTGGGGATTCGGGTGGAGTTCGGAGGTTTCCTAATGGGTTATCGGATGATATCTTTTCGGCGTTTCGTGGTGGAATGGGCGGTGGGGAGGCTTCGGGCAGTGGGGGGATGAGGAAAGGGGCCCAAATTGAGCGTACGCTGGCTTGTAGCTTGGAGGATTTGTACAAGGGGAcgacaaagaagatgaagatttCGAGGGATGTCATTGATTCAAGTGG GAGGCCATCAACCATAGAGGAGATCTTGACAATTGATATCAAACCAGGGTGGAAGAAAGGGACAAAGATAACATTTCCTGAGAAGGGAAATGCGCTACAGAACTTAATACCATCCGATTTGGTCTTCATAATCGATGAAAGGCCACATGGTGTTTTTAAAAGGGATAAGAATGACTTGATTGTCACTCAGAAGATCTCTCTCCTCGAAGCCTTAACAGGTTACACAGTGCAGTTGACAGCATTGGATGGCCGGAATTTGACAATCCCAATCAAAACTGTCATCAGCCCCACATACGAAGAAGTTGTTCAAGGTGAAGGGATGCCAATTACAAAGGAACCATTGAAGAAAGGCAATCTgagaatcaagtttcaaattaaatatccCAACAGGCTTACTTCTGATCAGAAGGCAGCCATCAAGCAGGTACTGTCTTGA